A DNA window from Elusimicrobiota bacterium contains the following coding sequences:
- a CDS encoding MltA domain-containing protein gives MISAILLLLLSPASAQPPAVAVSTPAFAGPALRLVAEEDYPRFEESFKSKAGLVKAARKAIEYLETLPPAKTIRVADRDYGPAQLVESARAIIELAQKAKTADEFDEKVREGFDVFQSAGLDGTGRVVFSSYYQPLLRASLKKTAAYPYPLYRRPKDMVEVDLAAFGKANGETSLLGRLTPDGAVVPYYTRGDIDRRKALAGKGLEIAWLKDRFDALDLHIQGSAILKFPDGKERLLKYAATNGKAYNSVGLTLVKAGVFARDEITHDKLREYLRKNPDAESWILAANPRYVFFELAPLPEDGEPFGATEQSLVPARSIAVDPAFMPLGGLYFFSTTSPQTDKDGRLLATAENSRFAFGLDTGGAIKSPGRVDIYAGHGPQAAATARGQWADGRLYLLVKKLPPRER, from the coding sequence GTGATCAGCGCGATCTTGCTCCTGCTTTTGTCCCCCGCCTCGGCGCAGCCGCCGGCCGTCGCGGTCTCGACGCCGGCGTTCGCCGGCCCCGCGCTGAGGCTCGTCGCCGAGGAGGACTACCCGCGCTTCGAGGAGTCGTTCAAGTCGAAGGCCGGCCTCGTCAAGGCCGCGCGCAAGGCGATCGAGTACCTCGAGACCTTGCCCCCGGCCAAGACGATCCGCGTCGCCGACCGCGACTACGGCCCCGCGCAGCTCGTCGAAAGCGCCAGGGCGATCATCGAGCTCGCGCAGAAGGCGAAGACCGCCGACGAGTTCGACGAGAAGGTCCGCGAGGGCTTCGACGTGTTCCAGTCCGCCGGGCTCGACGGGACGGGCCGCGTCGTGTTCTCCTCCTATTACCAGCCGCTGCTGCGCGCGAGCCTCAAGAAGACGGCGGCCTACCCGTATCCCTTGTATCGCCGCCCGAAGGACATGGTCGAGGTGGACCTCGCCGCGTTCGGCAAGGCGAACGGCGAGACTTCGCTCCTGGGCCGGCTGACCCCGGACGGAGCGGTCGTGCCGTACTACACGCGCGGCGACATCGACCGCCGCAAGGCGCTGGCGGGCAAGGGCCTCGAGATCGCCTGGCTGAAGGACCGCTTCGATGCCCTCGACCTGCACATCCAGGGCTCGGCGATCCTCAAGTTCCCCGACGGGAAGGAAAGACTGCTCAAGTACGCCGCGACGAACGGCAAGGCCTACAACTCGGTCGGCCTGACCCTCGTGAAGGCGGGCGTGTTCGCGCGCGACGAGATCACGCACGACAAGCTGCGCGAGTACCTGCGCAAGAACCCCGACGCCGAGAGCTGGATCCTGGCGGCGAACCCGCGCTACGTGTTCTTCGAGCTCGCCCCTCTCCCCGAGGACGGGGAGCCGTTCGGCGCGACCGAGCAGTCCCTCGTGCCGGCGCGGTCGATCGCGGTGGACCCCGCGTTCATGCCGCTGGGCGGCCTGTACTTCTTCTCGACGACCTCCCCGCAGACCGACAAGGACGGGCGCCTGCTCGCGACGGCGGAGAACTCGCGCTTCGCCTTCGGCCTCGACACCGGCGGGGCCATCAAGAGCCCGGGGCGCGTGGACATCTACGCCGGGCACGGACCGCAGGCGGCGGCGACGGCGCGCGGACAGTGGGCGGACGGCAGGCTGTACCTGCTCGTCAAGAAGCTGCCCCCGCGCGAGCGGTGA
- a CDS encoding DUF309 domain-containing protein, which yields MSRLQEAFDRADELGGAGRYFDAHEELEAFWMKAVGDEKTLLQGLIQVAAGLHRLKLDPAKTDGAFYLLDRGLEKLRKTESLLAPGTLAPLAAAVGRIRSTRKAPASLVFGLKAA from the coding sequence GTGAGCCGCCTCCAGGAAGCCTTCGACCGCGCCGACGAGCTCGGCGGCGCGGGGCGCTACTTCGACGCCCACGAGGAGCTCGAGGCCTTCTGGATGAAGGCCGTGGGCGACGAGAAGACCTTGCTTCAGGGCCTGATCCAAGTCGCCGCGGGCCTGCACCGCCTGAAGCTCGACCCCGCGAAGACCGACGGGGCGTTCTACCTGCTCGACCGGGGGCTGGAGAAGCTGCGCAAGACCGAGAGCCTGCTTGCGCCCGGAACGCTCGCCCCGCTGGCCGCCGCCGTTGGGCGGATCCGCTCGACGCGCAAGGCCCCGGCCTCCCTCGTCTTCGGGCTCAAGGCCGCTTGA
- a CDS encoding cysteine-rich CWC family protein — protein sequence MEKCAACGETFGCGNVEGKTSCWCADLPAVMPVDGEGCLCPKCLRAEIARRVGDCLGCAHAKTLKTKSGSAIFLCGRAEKEPAYPRYPALPLRGCAGRAPA from the coding sequence ATGGAGAAGTGCGCGGCGTGCGGCGAGACCTTCGGGTGCGGGAACGTCGAGGGCAAGACCTCGTGCTGGTGCGCGGACCTGCCCGCGGTGATGCCCGTCGACGGCGAAGGCTGCCTGTGCCCGAAGTGCCTCCGGGCCGAGATCGCGCGCCGCGTCGGCGACTGCCTCGGCTGCGCGCACGCCAAGACCCTGAAGACCAAGAGCGGGAGCGCGATCTTCCTGTGCGGCCGCGCGGAGAAGGAGCCCGCGTACCCGCGCTACCCGGCCTTGCCGCTGCGCGGCTGCGCCGGCCGGGCCCCCGCCTAG
- the lexA gene encoding repressor LexA translates to MENNGLTPRQQQILELLGRFTTDHGYPPTVRELCRLAGVSSPDTIQYHLDKLREKGLLEEAKGRSRAAQVTSMERVAMIPLLGLVPAGPTAGAYAEPMGHVPVVADRGDPAQLFALKVKGDSMQATLHDGDTVVVRWQETASTNDVVVVRYDDGEATVKRLKVKPAGLILIPDNPRYEPFPIGEGRIAGKVISLIRKL, encoded by the coding sequence ATGGAAAACAATGGATTGACCCCGCGTCAGCAGCAGATCCTCGAGCTCCTCGGCCGCTTCACCACGGATCACGGCTACCCGCCCACCGTGCGCGAGCTGTGCCGCCTCGCCGGCGTCAGCTCGCCGGACACGATCCAGTACCATCTCGACAAGCTGCGCGAGAAGGGCCTCCTCGAGGAAGCCAAGGGCCGCTCCCGCGCCGCGCAGGTCACGAGCATGGAGCGCGTGGCCATGATCCCGCTTCTCGGCCTCGTCCCCGCCGGCCCCACCGCCGGCGCCTACGCCGAGCCGATGGGCCACGTGCCCGTCGTCGCCGACCGCGGCGACCCGGCCCAGCTCTTCGCCCTCAAGGTCAAGGGCGACTCCATGCAGGCCACTTTGCACGACGGCGACACCGTCGTCGTCCGCTGGCAGGAGACCGCCTCGACCAACGACGTCGTCGTCGTCCGCTACGACGACGGCGAGGCGACGGTCAAGCGCCTCAAGGTCAAGCCCGCGGGCCTCATCCTCATCCCCGACAACCCCCGTTACGAGCCCTTCCCCATCGGCGAGGGCCGCATCGCCGGCAAGGTCATCTCCCTGATCCGCAAGCTCTAG
- a CDS encoding TIGR03546 family protein, with product MNPLRLLKDLVAALHGGADPRHLAAGFALGAAIGLIPKGNLFAVVFLLLFFALRLNKGLALMSAFFFTPVGYAVDGLAHEIGLALLKAPALAGLWTALYDLPIVPLTRFNNTVVLGNLVLGLALFAPLHFFFLRFVTWYEANLAAEVERLKAVQWLKGLRWFQVYQEWSK from the coding sequence ATGAACCCGCTGCGCCTGCTCAAGGACCTCGTCGCGGCCCTTCACGGCGGCGCGGACCCGCGCCACCTCGCCGCCGGCTTCGCCCTCGGCGCCGCCATCGGCCTGATCCCGAAGGGCAACCTCTTCGCCGTCGTGTTCCTCCTGCTCTTCTTCGCCCTGCGGCTCAACAAGGGCCTCGCCCTGATGTCGGCGTTCTTCTTCACGCCGGTCGGCTACGCCGTCGACGGGCTCGCCCACGAGATCGGGCTCGCTTTGCTCAAGGCCCCGGCGCTCGCCGGCCTGTGGACGGCGCTGTACGACCTGCCCATCGTCCCGCTGACGCGCTTCAACAACACCGTGGTGCTCGGCAACCTCGTCCTCGGCCTCGCGCTGTTCGCCCCGCTGCATTTCTTCTTCCTGCGCTTCGTCACGTGGTACGAGGCCAACCTGGCGGCGGAGGTCGAGCGCCTGAAGGCCGTGCAGTGGCTGAAGGGCCTGCGGTGGTTCCAGGTGTATCAGGAGTGGTCGAAATGA
- a CDS encoding TIGR03545 family protein codes for MSWVKKGPVLATLGAVLLLWALVFFFFDAALKRGLIAGGQAAAGAKVEIASVRSKWLKGTLEIKGVAVADREAPMKNLVELSRMAFQLDVSAALRGKGVVREAALEGLRLGTARRTSGAIRNPPPPSALSLAIQRQIAPAKSAAIEVKSNVVGEVDAAKLQGLKKLDEAKAKAKEIEDRWKGKAGEAKAIEKEAKDIADSLKSIGGSDILKKAAAAADAQKRIKALISRVDAQKAEAQKDIVEAQSLMKEADELRKQDLDGLLAAAGLPTLDSRDLARRLLGAQTASRLTTAMKWMRLAREKAAARKAANPPPPPRRAGVNVEFPRAHAYPQYLLENAKITGTLDGVMGGALDIHGILNGATSNPKLYGKPATLTIAGKSSAGPAVSLGGVLDQQKDPIGVTVDFSGSGFSLAGTSLGDGEVGGALTAGTAKVKGRLASAGDEWTGEVLVEASGVVLEPKVALSGTAGALVSDALRSLTGFNVRIGISGREDDLKLAFSSNAGEVVAAAMRKAVSGRLEAQKKVLEAKLAALYGDKAKDARASVDGLASKLLGPLDAQKGALNKQLQDAIGKALGGQGLDKLFKR; via the coding sequence ATGAGCTGGGTCAAGAAGGGGCCCGTCCTCGCCACCCTCGGCGCCGTCCTGCTGCTCTGGGCGTTGGTCTTCTTCTTCTTCGACGCGGCGCTCAAGCGCGGCCTCATCGCCGGCGGCCAGGCCGCGGCCGGCGCGAAGGTCGAGATCGCCTCCGTGCGCTCGAAGTGGCTGAAGGGCACGCTCGAGATCAAGGGCGTCGCGGTCGCCGACCGCGAGGCGCCGATGAAGAACCTCGTCGAGCTCTCGCGCATGGCCTTCCAACTCGACGTCTCCGCCGCCCTGCGCGGCAAGGGCGTCGTGCGCGAGGCCGCCCTCGAGGGCCTGCGCCTGGGCACGGCGCGCAGGACGAGCGGCGCGATCCGGAACCCTCCTCCGCCGTCGGCTCTGTCCTTGGCGATCCAGAGGCAGATCGCCCCCGCGAAGTCGGCCGCGATCGAGGTGAAGTCCAACGTCGTCGGCGAGGTGGACGCGGCCAAGCTCCAGGGCCTCAAGAAGCTCGACGAGGCCAAGGCCAAGGCGAAGGAGATCGAGGATCGCTGGAAGGGAAAGGCCGGCGAGGCCAAGGCGATCGAGAAGGAGGCCAAGGACATCGCCGACTCGCTCAAGTCCATCGGCGGCAGCGACATCCTCAAGAAGGCCGCGGCCGCCGCCGACGCGCAGAAACGGATCAAGGCCCTGATCTCCCGCGTGGACGCGCAGAAGGCCGAGGCGCAGAAAGACATCGTCGAAGCGCAGTCCCTCATGAAGGAGGCCGACGAGCTCCGCAAGCAGGATCTCGACGGCCTGCTCGCGGCCGCGGGCCTGCCCACGCTCGACTCGCGGGACCTCGCCCGCCGCCTGCTCGGCGCGCAGACCGCCTCGCGCCTGACGACGGCGATGAAGTGGATGCGCCTCGCCCGCGAGAAGGCCGCCGCGCGCAAGGCCGCCAACCCTCCTCCGCCGCCGCGCCGCGCCGGCGTGAACGTCGAGTTCCCCCGCGCGCACGCCTATCCCCAGTACCTGCTCGAGAACGCCAAGATCACCGGCACGCTCGACGGGGTGATGGGCGGCGCGCTCGACATCCATGGCATTCTAAACGGCGCAACCTCTAATCCCAAGCTGTACGGCAAGCCCGCGACCTTGACCATTGCCGGCAAGTCGTCCGCCGGCCCCGCCGTCTCCTTGGGCGGCGTCCTCGACCAGCAGAAGGACCCCATCGGCGTGACGGTCGACTTCTCCGGCTCGGGCTTCTCCTTGGCCGGGACCTCGCTCGGCGACGGGGAGGTCGGCGGGGCTCTCACCGCGGGCACGGCGAAGGTGAAGGGCCGCCTCGCGTCGGCCGGCGACGAGTGGACCGGCGAGGTTCTCGTCGAGGCCTCCGGCGTCGTCCTCGAGCCCAAGGTCGCGCTGAGCGGGACCGCGGGCGCGCTCGTGTCCGACGCGCTCAGGTCCCTGACCGGCTTCAACGTCCGGATCGGGATCTCCGGCCGCGAGGACGACCTCAAGCTCGCGTTCTCCTCCAACGCCGGCGAGGTCGTCGCCGCGGCGATGCGCAAGGCGGTCTCGGGCCGGCTCGAGGCGCAGAAGAAGGTCCTCGAGGCCAAGCTCGCGGCGCTCTACGGCGACAAGGCCAAGGACGCGCGCGCGTCGGTCGACGGCCTGGCGAGCAAGCTCTTGGGCCCGCTCGACGCCCAGAAGGGGGCCCTGAATAAACAGCTCCAGGACGCGATCGGCAAGGCCCTGGGCGGCCAGGGACTTGATAAGCTCTTCAAGAGATGA
- a CDS encoding metallophosphoesterase gives MRQALVAVLLALPAGASAPEPLFDGSARTTPTLPPAPRAPAGVEIAAKKPKPVPDDLIQAKARVGNEAMLARLTPRAPREPFTFGVIGDAEHGRFWWERIFSPEKAAFVNQWRALQAAGVDFAFQLGDFVSEGDAESYREHVALVEKEAVKPLLRCAGNHDRSRPNGDADKSLYDAVFGPRDYFFDRGGWRFVSLDSSDRKVTGAQLAWLKAALSVPGPKVIFTHVPPDYIKSITPLKEVGALEEWPADKTAQDEQKGYLRDFFTNYFQDGSSEFEDLVTDNGVKAVYMGHIHAFWAADHRGVRYVISGGGGSPLYPLPPGYPKKKFAHTLNVAVTPSGLVETVVPYKGKAFVLPPVKP, from the coding sequence ATGAGGCAAGCGCTCGTCGCCGTCCTGCTCGCGCTCCCCGCCGGCGCCTCCGCGCCTGAGCCCCTCTTCGACGGCTCGGCCAGGACGACGCCGACTCTTCCTCCCGCTCCGCGCGCCCCCGCGGGCGTCGAGATCGCGGCGAAGAAGCCCAAGCCCGTCCCCGACGACCTGATCCAGGCGAAAGCCCGCGTCGGCAACGAGGCGATGCTCGCGCGGCTGACGCCGCGCGCTCCTCGAGAGCCCTTCACCTTCGGCGTGATCGGCGACGCGGAACACGGCCGCTTCTGGTGGGAGCGCATCTTCAGCCCGGAGAAGGCGGCGTTCGTCAACCAGTGGCGGGCCCTGCAGGCCGCGGGCGTGGACTTCGCCTTCCAGCTCGGGGATTTCGTCAGCGAGGGCGACGCCGAGTCGTACCGCGAGCACGTCGCCTTAGTCGAGAAGGAGGCGGTCAAGCCCCTGCTGCGCTGCGCGGGCAACCACGACCGCTCGCGGCCGAACGGCGACGCCGACAAGAGCCTGTACGACGCGGTGTTCGGCCCGCGGGACTACTTCTTCGACCGGGGAGGCTGGCGCTTCGTCAGCCTCGACTCCTCGGACCGCAAGGTCACCGGCGCCCAGCTCGCCTGGCTCAAGGCGGCCCTGTCGGTGCCCGGCCCGAAGGTGATCTTCACCCACGTCCCGCCCGACTACATCAAGTCCATCACCCCTCTGAAGGAAGTCGGGGCGCTCGAAGAGTGGCCGGCCGACAAGACCGCGCAGGACGAGCAGAAAGGCTACCTGCGGGATTTCTTCACGAACTACTTCCAGGACGGATCGTCGGAGTTCGAAGATCTCGTGACCGATAACGGCGTCAAAGCCGTCTACATGGGCCACATCCACGCCTTCTGGGCCGCGGACCATCGCGGCGTGCGCTACGTCATCTCGGGCGGCGGCGGCTCGCCGCTGTACCCTCTCCCCCCGGGCTACCCGAAGAAGAAGTTCGCGCACACGCTCAACGTCGCCGTGACGCCGTCGGGGCTCGTCGAGACCGTCGTCCCCTACAAGGGGAAGGCGTTCGTCCTCCCGCCCGTCAAGCCCTGA
- a CDS encoding caspase family protein: MGALKASSGLLLAGAVLLSSCSIAGPRVVKREGSYETVAVKECDWGYGGNWLVQGQSPNSPFLPFHRGSTRTTSQKMLINAVFVGAPLMMDLVISPFTYATGRECSTVNTYTRHVPSSSEVAAQKRRDADAERERRLRESDEYKRRAAAEAAARAEREKAESEKRRLAEALEREYPVLEEFPKAAGAPRPRDFALIVGIESYRSIPKADYGESDAKRMRAYLEALGVPSQNIVSLTGQSASKSDLVKYLEEWLPANVSPESRVYFFYSGHGAPDPQSGSAYLVPWDGDPSFPKSTAYPVAQLYASLEKLPAKEAVVMIDACFSGAGGRSVLAQGARPLVTVHEDAPAASGKISALTASGPDQIAGGLELRKQGLFSYYLMRGLSGAADANADKSVTLGELRDYLSAEVPKAARRSNREQTPRVTGDAALALY; this comes from the coding sequence ATGGGCGCGCTGAAGGCGTCGTCGGGACTGCTCCTCGCCGGGGCGGTGCTGTTGTCGTCCTGCTCGATCGCGGGGCCTCGCGTGGTCAAGCGCGAGGGAAGCTACGAGACCGTCGCGGTCAAGGAGTGCGACTGGGGCTACGGCGGCAACTGGCTGGTCCAGGGGCAGTCGCCGAACAGCCCGTTCCTGCCCTTTCATCGCGGCTCCACGCGCACGACGAGCCAGAAGATGCTCATCAACGCCGTTTTCGTGGGCGCGCCGCTGATGATGGACCTCGTGATCAGCCCGTTCACCTACGCGACGGGCCGCGAGTGCTCCACGGTGAACACGTACACGCGCCACGTCCCGAGCTCGAGCGAGGTCGCCGCGCAGAAGAGGCGCGACGCCGACGCGGAGCGGGAGCGCCGCCTGCGCGAGAGCGACGAGTACAAGCGCCGCGCGGCGGCCGAGGCGGCCGCCCGCGCCGAGCGCGAGAAGGCCGAGTCCGAGAAGCGCCGGCTGGCCGAGGCGCTGGAGCGGGAGTATCCCGTGCTCGAGGAGTTCCCGAAGGCCGCGGGCGCCCCGCGGCCCCGGGACTTCGCGCTGATCGTCGGCATCGAGTCCTACCGCTCGATCCCGAAGGCCGACTACGGCGAGAGCGACGCGAAGCGCATGCGCGCCTACCTCGAGGCGCTGGGCGTGCCGTCGCAGAACATCGTGTCGCTGACGGGGCAGAGCGCCTCGAAGTCCGACCTCGTCAAATACCTCGAGGAATGGCTCCCGGCCAACGTCTCTCCGGAGTCGCGCGTCTACTTCTTCTACTCGGGCCACGGCGCGCCCGACCCCCAGTCGGGCTCGGCTTACCTCGTCCCGTGGGACGGCGACCCCTCGTTCCCGAAGAGCACGGCCTACCCGGTGGCCCAGCTGTACGCGAGCCTCGAGAAGCTGCCCGCGAAGGAGGCCGTGGTGATGATCGACGCGTGCTTCTCCGGCGCGGGCGGCCGCTCCGTGCTGGCCCAGGGCGCGCGCCCGCTCGTGACCGTCCATGAGGACGCCCCGGCCGCGTCGGGCAAGATCAGCGCGCTCACGGCCTCGGGCCCCGATCAGATCGCCGGCGGCCTGGAGCTGCGCAAGCAGGGCTTGTTCTCGTACTACCTGATGCGCGGCCTGTCGGGCGCCGCCGACGCGAACGCCGACAAGTCGGTCACGCTCGGCGAGCTTCGGGACTACCTGTCCGCCGAGGTGCCGAAGGCCGCGCGCCGCTCGAACCGCGAGCAGACGCCGCGCGTCACGGGCGACGCGGCGCTCGCGCTGTACTGA
- a CDS encoding SPFH domain-containing protein codes for MALIDRVKYDGPANVLVWRHPPDDLSWGTQVIVNQAQEAIFFKGGQALDVLGPGTHTLRTANIPFLRKYVNIPFGGETPFAAEVYYVNKAVNLDVKWGTNSPIPVLDPKFNVFLPVRAFGQFGIQVADSKTFVTQLSATNPQFTTDQLSNYFRGVLLTRAKDYIAETIVKQKINVLEIAAHLEEMSGAIQGKLAQDFGTFGVKLVNFYLNSVDVPEDDDTVLRLKKALSDRAEVDILGDRYQQKRTLDVMEKAAGNEGGGAGAGMTAGMGLGAGLGMGQMMGQSMQNLNPNAPAAAAAGSPAGAKFCSSCGKGLAAGAKFCAECGGKVG; via the coding sequence ATGGCACTCATCGATCGAGTCAAATATGACGGCCCCGCCAACGTCCTCGTCTGGCGCCATCCGCCGGACGACCTGAGCTGGGGCACCCAGGTCATCGTCAACCAGGCTCAAGAGGCCATCTTCTTCAAGGGCGGCCAGGCGCTCGACGTCCTCGGCCCCGGCACGCACACCTTGCGCACGGCGAACATCCCGTTCCTGCGCAAGTACGTCAACATCCCCTTCGGCGGCGAGACCCCGTTCGCGGCCGAGGTCTACTACGTGAACAAGGCGGTCAACCTCGACGTGAAGTGGGGCACCAACAGCCCCATCCCCGTCCTCGACCCCAAGTTCAACGTCTTCCTGCCCGTGCGCGCGTTCGGCCAGTTCGGGATCCAGGTCGCGGACTCGAAGACGTTCGTGACCCAGCTCTCGGCCACGAACCCGCAGTTCACGACCGACCAGCTGTCGAACTACTTCCGCGGCGTCCTCCTGACGCGCGCCAAGGACTACATCGCCGAGACGATCGTGAAGCAGAAGATCAACGTCCTCGAGATCGCGGCGCACCTCGAGGAGATGTCCGGCGCGATCCAGGGCAAGCTCGCCCAGGACTTCGGGACCTTCGGCGTTAAGCTCGTGAACTTCTACCTGAACTCGGTGGACGTTCCCGAGGACGACGACACCGTCCTGCGCCTGAAGAAGGCTCTCTCCGACCGGGCCGAGGTGGACATCCTCGGCGACAGATATCAGCAGAAGCGCACGCTCGACGTCATGGAGAAGGCCGCCGGCAACGAGGGCGGCGGAGCGGGCGCGGGCATGACCGCGGGCATGGGCCTCGGCGCCGGCCTCGGCATGGGCCAGATGATGGGCCAGTCCATGCAGAACCTGAACCCCAACGCGCCCGCCGCCGCGGCGGCGGGGAGCCCGGCCGGCGCGAAGTTCTGCTCGTCCTGCGGAAAGGGCCTCGCCGCGGGCGCGAAGTTCTGCGCCGAGTGCGGCGGAAAAGTCGGCTGA
- a CDS encoding Tim44 domain-containing protein produces MRPLLLALAFAGILAVQASARAGGGESYSGSSSGSSSYSYGGGSSSSDSGDLLFFFLYLYVRMVMEKPLFGVPFTVFLVYMIWRINEEVRSAGPASSEFGASARGGGQLSARKVAELTRLRTRDPEFDERSFLRRAGAAFHKIQEAWSAGDMSSARAFISDGVRERFERQLGAMKARGLRNLMEGVEVRDVELLACVSDKHFDELCVRIAAAASDRMVDGEGATVSGSPGRQEFEEVWTFLRRPGVKTLKRPGLIEGRCPSCGAPLPIADAAQCAACKSWVNSGEYDWVLSEITQSCEWRLRDPLRDVDGWSEAAASDPGLSLAELEDRTSVVFWRWLDARRLGDPAPLRAVADEAFCAGFAAAGGWGDAFEKAAVGAVEVVAFENGGAWRRAHVVVKWSAAGELRQHFFVLRRAAEARTDAHQGLRTARCPSCGAPPAERSEAACAYCSTPLNDGRRNWVLTELIPFGEWKRPAGVSIAAARVQPALAGLDWGSDLSPADAYGILARATLADGEESLAEKAFLESYARSRGLPPSKAVQISSAARAGLLDAPKAEDGGQAESMLRGMIRMSLTDGVVREDERSALHSFAARFALRPDDITLMINEERDAMSRSVRGVA; encoded by the coding sequence ATGCGCCCCCTCCTCCTCGCCTTGGCTTTCGCCGGGATCCTCGCGGTGCAGGCGTCGGCGCGGGCGGGCGGCGGCGAGAGCTACTCGGGCTCCTCGAGCGGCTCCTCCTCCTACAGCTATGGCGGCGGCTCCTCCTCCTCCGACTCGGGCGACCTGCTGTTCTTCTTCCTCTACCTTTACGTCCGCATGGTCATGGAGAAGCCCCTGTTCGGCGTCCCGTTCACCGTATTCCTCGTCTACATGATCTGGAGGATCAACGAGGAGGTCCGCTCCGCCGGACCGGCGAGCTCGGAGTTCGGCGCGTCGGCGCGCGGGGGCGGCCAGCTGTCCGCGCGCAAGGTCGCGGAACTGACCCGCCTGCGTACCCGGGACCCGGAGTTCGACGAGCGCTCCTTCCTGCGCCGCGCGGGAGCGGCCTTCCATAAGATCCAGGAGGCCTGGTCCGCCGGGGACATGTCCTCCGCCCGCGCTTTCATCTCCGACGGCGTGCGCGAGCGCTTCGAGCGCCAGCTCGGCGCGATGAAGGCGCGCGGCCTGCGCAACCTGATGGAGGGCGTCGAGGTCCGGGACGTCGAGCTGCTCGCCTGCGTCAGCGACAAGCACTTCGACGAGCTGTGCGTGCGGATCGCCGCCGCGGCCTCCGACCGCATGGTGGACGGGGAGGGCGCCACGGTTTCCGGCTCCCCGGGCCGCCAGGAGTTCGAGGAGGTCTGGACCTTTTTGCGCCGTCCCGGCGTAAAAACCCTCAAGAGGCCCGGACTCATCGAGGGGCGGTGTCCGAGCTGCGGCGCGCCCCTGCCGATCGCCGACGCGGCGCAGTGCGCGGCGTGCAAGTCCTGGGTGAACTCCGGCGAGTACGACTGGGTGCTCTCCGAGATCACGCAAAGCTGCGAGTGGCGCCTGCGCGACCCCCTGCGCGACGTGGACGGCTGGTCCGAGGCGGCCGCGTCGGACCCGGGGCTGAGCCTGGCCGAGCTCGAGGACCGGACCTCGGTGGTCTTCTGGCGCTGGCTCGACGCGCGCCGCCTGGGGGACCCCGCGCCGCTGCGCGCGGTGGCCGACGAGGCCTTCTGCGCCGGCTTCGCCGCCGCCGGGGGCTGGGGGGACGCCTTCGAGAAGGCCGCCGTCGGCGCCGTGGAGGTCGTCGCCTTCGAGAACGGCGGCGCCTGGCGCCGCGCCCACGTCGTCGTGAAATGGTCCGCCGCGGGCGAGCTGCGCCAGCACTTCTTCGTGCTCCGGCGCGCGGCCGAGGCCCGGACCGACGCGCACCAGGGCCTGCGCACCGCGCGCTGCCCGTCGTGCGGCGCGCCCCCGGCCGAGCGCTCCGAGGCGGCCTGCGCCTACTGCTCCACTCCGCTCAACGACGGCCGCAGGAACTGGGTCCTGACCGAGCTGATCCCGTTCGGCGAGTGGAAGCGGCCGGCCGGCGTCTCCATCGCGGCGGCCCGCGTCCAGCCCGCGCTCGCCGGCCTCGACTGGGGCTCGGACCTGAGCCCCGCCGACGCCTACGGCATACTCGCCCGCGCGACGCTCGCCGACGGCGAGGAGAGCCTCGCCGAGAAGGCCTTCCTCGAGTCCTACGCCCGCAGCCGCGGCCTGCCGCCGTCGAAGGCCGTCCAGATCTCCTCCGCCGCGCGCGCGGGCCTGCTCGACGCCCCGAAGGCGGAGGACGGGGGCCAGGCCGAGTCGATGCTCCGCGGCATGATCCGCATGAGCCTGACCGACGGCGTCGTCCGCGAGGACGAGCGCTCGGCGCTCCACTCCTTCGCCGCCCGCTTCGCCCTGCGTCCCGACGACATCACCCTGATGATCAACGAGGAGCGCGACGCGATGAGCCGGTCCGTCCGCGGCGTGGCCTGA
- a CDS encoding thiamine diphosphokinase produces the protein MRTRSALIVLNGELLDARAARAAARRSDWLIFADGGARHAAALRLTPDFVVGDMDSMPRRKLPSRHRVTFINDPDQGRSDLDKALDLARRLGAGRVIVAAARGGGLDHELVNFAVLERAAGLDVLVVDGGAARLLGPGRHRLAVKKGGRFSLLAAPRARVTLTGARFPLRSEVLRRGSRGLGNRADGPVVLTVREGRVWVVDAAPFRG, from the coding sequence ATGAGGACCCGCTCCGCGCTGATCGTCCTCAACGGCGAGCTGCTCGACGCCCGCGCGGCGCGCGCGGCGGCGCGCCGCTCCGATTGGCTGATCTTCGCCGACGGTGGAGCGCGCCACGCCGCGGCTCTGCGCCTGACCCCGGATTTCGTCGTGGGGGACATGGACTCGATGCCGCGACGGAAACTGCCGTCGCGGCATCGAGTCACTTTCATAAACGACCCCGACCAGGGCCGCTCGGACCTCGATAAGGCCCTCGACCTGGCCCGCCGTCTCGGCGCCGGCCGCGTCATCGTCGCCGCGGCGCGCGGCGGGGGGCTCGACCACGAACTCGTGAACTTCGCCGTGCTGGAGAGGGCCGCGGGGCTGGACGTGCTCGTCGTCGACGGAGGCGCCGCGCGTCTGCTCGGCCCGGGCCGCCACCGGCTCGCGGTCAAGAAAGGCGGGCGTTTCTCCCTTCTGGCCGCGCCGCGCGCGCGGGTGACTTTGACCGGCGCGCGCTTCCCCCTTAGGAGCGAGGTCCTGCGCCGAGGCAGCCGCGGCCTGGGCAATCGAGCCGACGGTCCGGTCGTCCTGACGGTGCGCGAGGGCCGGGTCTGGGTGGTTGACGCGGCTCCGTTCCGGGGTTAA